A single window of Kitasatospora sp. HUAS MG31 DNA harbors:
- a CDS encoding carbohydrate binding domain-containing protein, with protein MHVRTRLPAAGAAALLAAATALSLPSPAHAANLLTNPGFESGLSGWFCTGNLGSAVSSPVRTGGKALAGAASASDNAKCTQTVAVQPNTTYTLSGWVRGSYVYLGVTGGASTWTPSAADWSKLSLSFTTGASQTSAQIYLNGWYGQGTYYADDVSLDGPGGGPVDGQAPTVPGGLRSTGKSSSTVALAWTASTDNVGVTGYDVYRGGTHVATVTGTTATVSGLSPSTAYTFTVKARDAAGNTSGASNAVTVTTDPGGGGGTGFKQAAPYFYNGWGNPPSPTTVMNATGVKWFTMAFILSSGGCNPAWDGQRPLAGGVDQSTVNAVRAAGGDIVPSIGGWQGNKLGPNCATAADLAGAYQKVIDAYGLKAIDVDIENTDEFENTAVQDKILGALKIVKQNNPGLRTILTFGTATTGPTYYGNRLIEQSKALGADVDVFTIMPFDFGNASTDMYASTVSAAEGLKAKLRSTFGWDDATAYAHLGISGMNGVSDTQEVTTVQNWTGIRDWANAHHIARLAFWSVNRDRPCPGGGLQESCSGIAQNDWQFTKITAGFTG; from the coding sequence GTGCACGTCCGCACCCGCCTGCCCGCCGCGGGCGCCGCCGCCCTGCTGGCGGCGGCCACCGCGCTCAGCCTGCCCAGCCCGGCGCACGCGGCCAATTTGCTCACCAACCCCGGCTTCGAGTCCGGCCTGTCCGGCTGGTTCTGCACCGGCAACCTGGGCTCGGCGGTCTCGAGCCCCGTGCGCACCGGCGGCAAGGCGCTGGCCGGCGCCGCGAGCGCGAGCGACAACGCCAAGTGCACCCAGACCGTCGCCGTGCAGCCCAACACCACGTACACGCTCTCCGGCTGGGTCCGGGGCAGCTACGTCTACCTCGGCGTCACCGGCGGCGCCTCCACCTGGACGCCGTCCGCCGCCGACTGGTCCAAGCTCTCGCTCTCCTTCACCACCGGCGCCTCGCAGACCAGCGCGCAGATCTACCTCAACGGCTGGTACGGCCAGGGCACCTACTACGCCGACGACGTCAGCCTGGACGGCCCCGGCGGCGGCCCGGTCGACGGCCAGGCGCCGACCGTGCCCGGCGGCCTGCGGTCCACCGGCAAGTCCTCCTCCACCGTGGCCCTGGCCTGGACCGCCTCCACCGACAACGTCGGCGTCACCGGCTACGACGTCTACCGCGGCGGCACCCACGTGGCCACCGTCACCGGCACCACCGCCACCGTCTCCGGCCTGAGCCCGTCCACGGCGTACACCTTCACGGTCAAGGCCCGCGACGCCGCCGGGAACACCTCCGGCGCCTCCAACGCCGTCACCGTGACCACCGACCCGGGCGGTGGCGGCGGCACCGGCTTCAAGCAGGCCGCGCCGTACTTCTACAACGGCTGGGGCAACCCGCCCTCGCCCACCACGGTGATGAACGCGACCGGCGTCAAGTGGTTCACCATGGCGTTCATCCTCTCCTCCGGCGGCTGCAACCCGGCCTGGGACGGCCAGCGCCCGCTGGCCGGCGGGGTCGACCAGTCCACCGTCAACGCGGTCCGCGCCGCGGGCGGCGACATCGTGCCGTCCATCGGCGGCTGGCAGGGCAACAAGCTCGGCCCGAACTGCGCCACCGCGGCCGACCTGGCCGGCGCCTACCAGAAGGTGATCGACGCGTACGGCCTCAAGGCCATCGACGTGGACATCGAGAACACCGACGAGTTCGAGAACACCGCCGTCCAGGACAAGATCCTCGGCGCCCTGAAGATCGTCAAGCAGAACAACCCGGGTCTGCGGACCATCCTCACCTTCGGCACCGCCACCACCGGCCCCACCTACTACGGCAACCGGCTGATCGAGCAGTCCAAGGCGCTGGGCGCCGACGTCGACGTCTTCACCATCATGCCGTTCGACTTCGGCAACGCCTCCACCGACATGTACGCCAGCACCGTCAGCGCCGCCGAGGGCCTGAAGGCCAAGCTCAGGTCCACCTTCGGCTGGGACGACGCCACCGCCTACGCCCACCTGGGCATCTCCGGCATGAACGGCGTCAGCGACACCCAGGAGGTCACCACCGTCCAGAACTGGACCGGGATCCGCGACTGGGCGAACGCGCACCACATCGCCCGGCTGGCGTTCTGGTCGGTCAACCGCGACCGCCCCTGCCCGGGCGGCGGGCTGCAGGAGTCCTGCTCGGGCATCGCCCAGAACGACTGGCAGTTCACCAAGATCACGGCCGGCTTCACCGGCTGA
- the tdh gene encoding L-threonine 3-dehydrogenase, with product MKALVKKTAEPGLWLMDVPEPEIGPTDVLIKVLRTGICGTDLHIRKWDGWAQQTIRTPMTIGHEFVGEVAAVGAAVADINVGDLVSGEGHLVCGKCRNCLAGRRHLCRNTVGLGVNRDGAFAEYVALPASNVWVHRVPVDLDVAAIFDPFGNAVHTALSFPVVGEDVLVTGAGPIGIMAAAVARHAGARNVMITDVSPYRLELARRVGVSLALDVSEHPIEEGQQKLGLREGFDVGLEMSGRPEALQSMIANMTHGGKIAILGLPAEQFPVDWARIVTSMITLKGIYGREMFETWYAMSVLLEGGLDLSPVITGRYPATEFQAAFDEAAGGNCGKVILDWTTL from the coding sequence GTGAAGGCACTCGTCAAGAAGACCGCCGAGCCCGGGCTCTGGCTGATGGACGTCCCCGAGCCGGAGATCGGCCCCACCGACGTGCTGATCAAGGTGCTGCGCACCGGCATCTGCGGCACCGACCTGCACATCCGCAAGTGGGACGGCTGGGCGCAGCAGACGATCCGCACGCCGATGACGATCGGCCACGAGTTCGTCGGCGAGGTCGCCGCCGTGGGCGCGGCCGTCGCCGACATCAACGTCGGGGACCTGGTCAGCGGCGAGGGCCACCTGGTCTGCGGCAAGTGCCGCAACTGCCTGGCCGGCCGCCGCCACCTGTGCCGCAACACCGTCGGCCTGGGCGTCAACCGGGACGGCGCCTTCGCCGAGTACGTCGCGCTGCCCGCCTCCAACGTCTGGGTGCACCGCGTCCCGGTCGACCTGGACGTGGCCGCGATCTTCGACCCGTTCGGCAACGCCGTGCACACCGCGCTGTCCTTCCCGGTGGTCGGCGAGGACGTGCTGGTCACCGGCGCCGGCCCGATCGGCATCATGGCCGCCGCGGTGGCCCGGCACGCCGGCGCCCGGAACGTGATGATCACCGACGTCTCCCCGTACCGGCTGGAGCTGGCCCGCCGGGTCGGCGTCTCGCTCGCCCTGGACGTCTCCGAGCACCCCATCGAGGAGGGCCAGCAGAAGCTCGGCCTGCGCGAGGGCTTCGACGTCGGCCTGGAGATGTCCGGCCGCCCCGAGGCGCTGCAGTCGATGATCGCCAACATGACCCACGGCGGGAAGATCGCCATCCTGGGCCTGCCCGCCGAGCAGTTCCCGGTCGACTGGGCCCGGATCGTGACCTCGATGATCACCCTCAAGGGCATCTACGGCCGCGAGATGTTCGAGACCTGGTACGCGATGTCCGTCCTGCTGGAGGGCGGTCTCGACCTCAGCCCGGTGATCACCGGACGCTACCCCGCCACCGAGTTCCAGGCCGCCTTCGACGAGGCCGCCGGGGGCAACTGCGGCAAGGTCATCCTGGACTGGACGACCCTCTGA
- a CDS encoding glycine C-acetyltransferase — protein MFDNVREDLAATLDEIREAGLFKPERVIGSPQSAEVTVSSGTGGQVLNFCANNYLGLADHPEVIAAAKEALDRWGYGMASVRFICGTQDVHKELEGRLSAFLGQEDTILYSSCFDANGGVFETLLDERDAVISDALNHASIIDGIRLSKARRHRYANRDLADLEQQLKATQDARRRLIVTDGVFSMDGYIAPLQEICDLADRYDAMVMVDDSHAVGFVGPGGRGTPELHGVMDRVDIITGTLGKALGGASGGYVAARREIVALLRQRSRPYLFSNSLAPVIAAASLKVLDLLETSADLRERLADNTRLFRTRMTEAGFEILPGEHAIAPVMIGDAAKAGRLAELLLERGVYVIGFSYPVVPHGQARIRVQLSAAHSTEDVERAVAAFIDARSVLEG, from the coding sequence GTGTTCGACAACGTCCGCGAGGACCTCGCCGCCACCCTCGACGAGATCCGCGAGGCCGGCCTGTTCAAGCCCGAGCGCGTGATCGGCTCCCCGCAGTCGGCCGAGGTCACCGTCAGCTCCGGCACCGGCGGCCAGGTGCTCAACTTCTGCGCCAACAACTACCTCGGCCTGGCCGACCACCCCGAGGTGATCGCCGCCGCCAAGGAGGCGCTGGACCGCTGGGGCTACGGCATGGCCTCGGTCCGCTTCATCTGCGGCACCCAGGACGTCCACAAGGAGCTGGAGGGGCGGCTCTCGGCGTTCCTCGGCCAGGAGGACACCATCCTGTACTCCTCCTGCTTCGACGCCAACGGCGGCGTGTTCGAGACCCTGCTGGACGAGCGCGACGCGGTCATCTCGGACGCCCTCAACCACGCCTCGATCATCGACGGCATCCGGCTCTCCAAGGCCCGCCGCCACCGCTACGCCAACCGCGACCTGGCCGACCTGGAGCAGCAGCTCAAGGCCACCCAGGACGCCCGCCGCCGCCTGATCGTCACCGACGGCGTGTTCTCCATGGACGGCTACATCGCCCCGCTGCAGGAGATCTGCGACCTGGCCGACCGGTACGACGCGATGGTCATGGTCGACGACTCGCACGCGGTGGGCTTCGTCGGCCCCGGCGGCCGCGGCACCCCCGAGCTGCACGGCGTGATGGACCGGGTGGACATCATCACCGGCACCCTCGGCAAGGCCCTCGGCGGCGCATCCGGCGGCTACGTCGCCGCCCGCCGCGAGATCGTGGCGCTGCTGCGCCAGCGCTCCCGCCCGTACCTGTTCTCCAACTCGCTGGCGCCGGTGATCGCCGCCGCCTCGCTCAAGGTGCTGGACCTGCTGGAGACCTCCGCCGACCTGCGCGAGCGGCTGGCGGACAACACCCGGCTGTTCCGGACGCGGATGACCGAGGCCGGGTTCGAGATCCTGCCCGGCGAGCACGCCATCGCCCCGGTGATGATCGGCGACGCCGCGAAGGCCGGCCGGCTGGCCGAGCTGCTGCTGGAGCGCGGCGTGTACGTGATCGGGTTCTCCTACCCGGTGGTGCCGCACGGCCAGGCCCGGATCCGGGTCCAGCTCTCGGCGGCCCACTCCACCGAGGACGTGGAGCGCGCGGTGGCCGCGTTCATCGACGCCCGGTCTGTCCTGGAGGGCTGA
- a CDS encoding LysR family transcriptional regulator, giving the protein MIDARRLRTLRAVADHRTVTAAAAALYLTPSAVSQQLAALEQETGHSLLTRDGRGVRLTAAGEILVAHADAVLAQLERAEADLAAYRDGVSGEVTVAAFATGIALVLAPAIAALADSAPGVRLKVLDAEGDASLPMLLDGQADLAVAVEYRGAPRADDRRLTRLPLYAEPFEAVLPLDHPLAAGRGPVAVADLAAEPWIGPYPGNPCHDVVLLACEYAGFQPRLVHSSDDFRAVVALASAGAGVALVPRSALRGADLSRVAVRPVDSALATRKVFAAVRSGAERHPLIRPVLAALAAAAGRLGEGGTEGGGADEGGGERPESADLQAS; this is encoded by the coding sequence GTGATCGACGCACGACGGCTGCGGACCCTGCGGGCCGTGGCCGACCACCGCACGGTGACGGCCGCCGCCGCGGCCCTCTACCTCACCCCCTCGGCGGTCTCCCAGCAGCTGGCCGCGCTGGAGCAGGAGACCGGCCACAGCCTGCTCACCCGGGACGGCCGCGGGGTCCGCCTCACCGCCGCCGGGGAGATCCTGGTCGCCCACGCCGACGCGGTGCTGGCCCAGCTGGAGCGCGCCGAGGCCGACCTCGCCGCCTACCGCGACGGGGTCTCCGGCGAGGTCACCGTCGCCGCCTTCGCCACCGGCATCGCCCTGGTCCTGGCCCCCGCGATCGCCGCCCTGGCCGACTCCGCGCCCGGCGTCCGGCTGAAGGTGCTGGACGCCGAGGGCGACGCCAGCCTGCCGATGCTGCTGGACGGGCAGGCCGACCTGGCGGTGGCCGTGGAGTACCGCGGCGCGCCGCGCGCCGACGACCGGCGGCTCACCCGCCTCCCGCTGTACGCCGAGCCGTTCGAGGCGGTGCTGCCGCTGGACCACCCGCTGGCGGCCGGCCGCGGCCCGGTGGCGGTGGCCGACCTGGCCGCCGAGCCGTGGATCGGCCCCTACCCCGGCAACCCCTGCCACGACGTGGTCCTGCTGGCCTGCGAGTACGCCGGCTTCCAGCCGCGCCTGGTGCACTCCTCCGACGACTTCCGGGCGGTGGTGGCGCTGGCCTCGGCCGGCGCCGGGGTGGCCCTGGTGCCGCGGTCCGCGCTGCGCGGCGCCGACCTGTCCCGGGTGGCGGTCCGGCCGGTGGACAGCGCGCTGGCGACCCGGAAGGTGTTCGCGGCCGTCCGCAGCGGCGCCGAGCGGCACCCGCTGATCCGTCCGGTGCTGGCCGCGCTGGCCGCCGCCGCGGGCCGGCTCGGCGAGGGCGGGACCGAGGGCGGTGGCGCGGACGAAGGCGGTGGCGAGCGCCCCGAATCGGCTGATCTCCAGGCATCCTGA
- a CDS encoding Gfo/Idh/MocA family protein has translation MPVAVIGLGDIAQKAYLPVLTALPGLDLRLMTRDRAKVERLGEAYRIPREHRYTDLGAVIAGGLRAAFVHASTDQHVGIVTELLRAGVDVYVDKPLDHRIEGARAVVELAEETGRSLLVGFNRRHAPGYLLAQERPRDLIVLQKHREGLPEDARSAVYDDFIHVVDTLRFLVPGEIEHVDVRSRSRDGLLEHLVLTLSGDGFTALGIMNRVSGSTEEVLEVSGGDSKRVVVNLAEIIDFRGQPSIRRRGDWVSVSRQRGIEQVVLHFLEAVRAGKTLSARDALRTHELCERIVAEIARQTR, from the coding sequence ATCCCGGTGGCGGTGATCGGCCTGGGCGACATCGCCCAGAAGGCCTACCTGCCGGTGCTCACCGCCCTGCCCGGCCTGGACCTGCGGCTGATGACCCGCGACCGGGCCAAGGTCGAGCGCCTCGGCGAGGCGTACCGGATCCCCCGCGAGCACCGGTACACCGACCTCGGCGCGGTGATCGCCGGCGGCCTCCGGGCGGCCTTCGTGCACGCCTCCACCGACCAGCACGTCGGCATCGTCACCGAGCTGCTGCGGGCCGGGGTGGACGTGTACGTGGACAAGCCGCTGGACCACCGGATCGAGGGCGCCCGGGCCGTGGTCGAGCTGGCCGAGGAGACCGGCCGCTCGCTGCTGGTCGGCTTCAACCGCCGGCACGCCCCCGGCTACCTGCTCGCCCAGGAGCGCCCGCGGGACCTGATCGTGCTGCAGAAGCACCGCGAGGGCCTGCCGGAGGACGCCCGCAGCGCGGTGTACGACGACTTCATCCACGTGGTGGACACCCTGCGCTTCCTGGTCCCGGGCGAGATCGAGCACGTGGACGTCCGCTCCCGCAGCCGCGACGGCCTGCTGGAGCACCTGGTGCTCACGCTGTCCGGCGACGGCTTCACCGCCCTCGGCATCATGAACCGGGTCAGCGGCTCCACCGAGGAGGTGCTGGAGGTCTCCGGCGGCGACTCCAAGCGGGTCGTGGTCAACCTCGCCGAGATCATCGACTTCCGCGGCCAGCCCAGCATCCGCCGCCGCGGCGACTGGGTGTCGGTGTCCCGCCAGCGCGGCATCGAGCAGGTCGTGCTGCACTTCCTGGAGGCCGTCCGGGCCGGCAAGACCCTCTCCGCCCGGGACGCGCTGCGCACCCACGAGCTCTGCGAGCGGATCGTCGCCGAGATCGCCCGCCAGACCCGCTGA
- a CDS encoding phosphatase PAP2 family protein, producing MTDLSHPARSAVRRLRPRLLAWPLFALALAWYVDGYGLPYENDVVFCWLIAALVAASVHAGGRHGWLSVLRDWVPVMAAVWTYALLRGYGSHTPWAPHWRPQLAVDTFLGGGQTWTVRLQHRLYHPGEPQWYDYAAVGVYMSHFFAVFVTLAVLWRRDRSRYLRLLALYLAVTFAGFATYVLYPAEPPWLTARHGHLPELTRVVQAVLDGSGLPRAGSIFQGGSRFTNDVAAMPSLHSAYPMLLALFCWPLAGRGLRMLLAAYPLAMTFALVYGAEHYVVDVLVGWLYAATAWYVGRRVMARRQSRRAAGAGAVRQPARIT from the coding sequence ATGACCGATCTGTCCCATCCCGCCCGCTCCGCCGTACGGCGGCTGCGCCCGCGCCTGCTGGCCTGGCCGCTGTTCGCCCTCGCCCTCGCCTGGTACGTCGACGGCTACGGCCTCCCGTACGAGAACGACGTGGTCTTCTGCTGGCTGATCGCCGCCCTGGTCGCCGCCTCGGTGCACGCCGGGGGCCGGCACGGCTGGCTGTCGGTGCTGCGCGACTGGGTGCCGGTGATGGCGGCGGTGTGGACGTACGCCCTGCTGCGCGGCTACGGCTCGCACACCCCGTGGGCGCCGCACTGGCGGCCGCAGCTGGCGGTGGACACCTTCCTCGGCGGCGGTCAGACCTGGACGGTCCGCCTCCAGCACCGGCTCTACCACCCCGGTGAGCCGCAGTGGTACGACTACGCCGCGGTCGGCGTCTACATGTCGCACTTCTTCGCCGTGTTCGTCACCCTCGCCGTGTTGTGGCGCCGCGACCGCTCCCGCTACCTGCGGCTGCTCGCCCTCTACCTGGCGGTCACCTTCGCCGGGTTCGCCACCTACGTGCTCTACCCGGCCGAGCCGCCGTGGCTGACCGCCCGGCACGGCCACCTGCCGGAGCTGACCCGGGTGGTGCAGGCGGTCCTGGACGGCAGCGGGCTGCCCCGGGCCGGCTCGATCTTCCAGGGCGGCAGCCGGTTCACCAACGACGTGGCGGCGATGCCCTCGCTGCACTCCGCGTACCCGATGCTGCTGGCGCTGTTCTGCTGGCCGCTCGCCGGGCGGGGGCTGCGGATGCTGCTGGCCGCGTACCCGCTGGCGATGACCTTCGCCCTGGTGTACGGCGCCGAGCACTACGTCGTCGACGTGCTGGTCGGCTGGCTGTACGCCGCCACCGCCTGGTACGTCGGCCGCCGGGTGATGGCCCGGCGGCAGTCGCGGAGGGCCGCCGGTGCCGGGGCCGTCCGGCAGCCCGCGCGGATTACCTGA
- a CDS encoding helix-turn-helix domain-containing protein translates to MITSAPGAGVGPLLRGWRERRRLSQLELALRAESSARHISFVETGRARPGQALLLRLAEHLDVPVRERNALLLAAGYAPLYPETPLDDPSMEALREGVERLLAAHEPYPALVVDGTYRVLAANRTMALLLDGVAEHLLVPPLNAMRLTLHPEGVAPRIVNLRQWREHLLQQMERQIALARSEPLRALYEEVSAYPLPEGAVDGPDEDASQLFPFALPMRIAYGGRVLNFLSTIATFNTPMDVTVSELAMETFLPADPETGAFLRSLLP, encoded by the coding sequence ATGATCACCAGCGCCCCGGGGGCCGGGGTCGGCCCGCTGCTGCGCGGCTGGCGGGAGCGCCGCCGGCTGAGCCAGCTGGAGCTCGCCCTGCGGGCGGAGTCCTCGGCCCGGCACATCAGCTTCGTGGAGACCGGCCGGGCCCGCCCGGGCCAGGCCCTGCTGCTGCGGCTCGCCGAGCACCTGGACGTTCCCGTACGGGAGCGGAACGCGCTGCTGCTGGCGGCCGGGTACGCGCCGCTCTACCCGGAGACCCCCTTGGACGACCCGTCGATGGAGGCGCTGCGCGAGGGCGTCGAGCGGCTGCTGGCCGCGCACGAGCCCTACCCGGCACTGGTGGTGGACGGCACCTACCGGGTGCTGGCCGCCAACCGGACCATGGCGCTGCTGCTGGACGGGGTGGCCGAGCACCTGCTGGTGCCGCCGCTCAACGCGATGCGGCTCACCCTCCACCCGGAGGGCGTCGCACCGCGGATCGTCAACCTCCGGCAGTGGCGCGAGCACCTGCTCCAGCAGATGGAGCGGCAGATCGCCCTCGCCCGCTCGGAGCCGCTGCGCGCCCTGTACGAGGAGGTCAGCGCCTACCCGCTGCCCGAGGGCGCGGTGGACGGGCCGGACGAGGACGCCAGCCAGCTGTTCCCGTTCGCCCTGCCGATGCGGATCGCGTACGGCGGCCGGGTGCTGAACTTCCTGTCCACCATCGCGACCTTCAACACGCCGATGGACGTGACCGTCTCCGAGCTGGCCATGGAGACCTTCCTCCCGGCCGACCCGGAGACGGGTGCCTTCCTCAGGTCGCTGCTGCCCTGA
- a CDS encoding acyclic terpene utilization AtuA family protein, producing MLRIGNASGFYGDRFAAFEEMLTGGPLDVLTGDYLAELTMLILARDRLRDPALGYAKTFLRQMRTGLRLAADRRVRIVVNAGGLNPRRLAEALRELAADQGLTVPVGHVTGDDLLPRAADLGRDGLLAANAYLGAFGIAECLRGGAEVVVTGRVTDAALVTGPAIAHYDWKPGDLDALAGAATAGHILECGAQATGGNYAFFREHDTVRPGFPIAELHADGSSVITKHPGTGGAVTVGTVTAQLLYETAGARYPGPDVTVRLDTVRLRQEGPDRVAVAPVRGEAPPPDLKVGLNRLGGWRNEVVFVLTGLDIEAKADLVRRQFATALAEPPADQRWTLARTDHADADTEESASALLRLTVRDPDERRVGRALGAAAVELALAGYPGFHLTAPPGPGTPYGVFESAYVPAGTVEHTAVLPDGSTVAVPPPAATAELRPLDPPPLPEPPPRGPTRRAPLGLVAGARSGDKGGDANLGVWARTEDGWRWLAHTLTVPVLRRLLPETADLPVERHLLPHLRAVNFTVTGLLGEGVGAQVRFDPQAKALGEWLRSRHLDIPEALL from the coding sequence GTGCTGCGGATCGGCAATGCGTCAGGGTTCTACGGCGACCGGTTCGCCGCGTTCGAGGAGATGCTCACCGGCGGCCCGCTGGACGTCCTCACCGGCGACTACCTCGCCGAACTCACCATGCTGATCCTCGCCCGGGACCGGCTGCGCGACCCCGCCCTCGGCTACGCCAAGACCTTCCTGCGCCAGATGCGCACCGGTCTGCGGCTCGCCGCCGACCGCCGGGTGCGGATCGTGGTCAACGCCGGCGGGCTCAACCCCCGCCGCCTCGCCGAGGCCCTCCGCGAACTCGCCGCCGACCAGGGCCTCACCGTCCCGGTCGGCCACGTCACCGGCGACGACCTGCTCCCGCGCGCCGCCGACCTCGGCCGCGACGGACTGCTCGCCGCCAACGCCTACCTCGGCGCCTTCGGCATCGCCGAGTGCCTGCGCGGCGGCGCCGAGGTCGTGGTCACCGGCCGGGTCACCGACGCCGCCCTGGTCACCGGGCCCGCCATCGCCCACTACGACTGGAAGCCCGGCGACCTGGACGCCCTCGCCGGCGCCGCCACCGCCGGCCACATCCTGGAGTGCGGCGCCCAGGCCACCGGCGGCAACTACGCCTTCTTCCGGGAGCACGACACCGTCCGGCCCGGCTTCCCGATCGCCGAACTCCACGCCGACGGCAGCAGCGTCATCACCAAGCACCCCGGCACCGGCGGCGCCGTCACCGTCGGGACCGTCACCGCCCAGCTCCTCTACGAGACCGCCGGCGCCCGCTACCCCGGCCCCGACGTCACCGTCCGCCTCGACACCGTACGGCTGCGGCAGGAAGGGCCCGACCGGGTCGCCGTGGCCCCCGTCCGCGGCGAGGCCCCGCCGCCCGACCTCAAGGTCGGCCTCAACCGGCTCGGCGGCTGGCGCAACGAAGTGGTCTTCGTCCTCACCGGCCTGGACATCGAGGCCAAGGCCGACCTGGTCCGCCGCCAGTTCGCCACCGCCCTCGCCGAACCGCCCGCCGACCAGCGCTGGACCCTGGCCCGCACCGACCACGCGGACGCCGACACCGAGGAGAGCGCCAGCGCCCTGCTCCGGCTGACCGTCCGCGACCCCGACGAACGCCGGGTCGGCCGCGCCCTCGGCGCCGCCGCCGTCGAACTCGCCCTCGCCGGCTACCCCGGCTTCCACCTCACCGCACCCCCCGGACCCGGCACCCCCTACGGCGTCTTCGAGTCCGCGTACGTCCCCGCCGGCACGGTCGAGCACACCGCCGTCCTGCCCGACGGCAGCACCGTCGCCGTCCCGCCGCCCGCCGCCACCGCCGAACTCCGCCCGCTGGACCCGCCACCTCTGCCCGAACCGCCGCCCCGGGGCCCCACCCGCCGCGCCCCGCTCGGCCTGGTCGCCGGCGCCCGCAGCGGCGACAAGGGCGGCGACGCCAACCTCGGCGTCTGGGCCCGCACCGAGGACGGCTGGCGCTGGCTCGCCCACACCCTCACCGTCCCCGTGCTGCGCCGGCTGCTGCCCGAGACCGCCGACCTGCCGGTCGAACGGCACCTGCTGCCCCACCTGCGGGCCGTCAACTTCACCGTCACCGGCCTGCTCGGCGAGGGCGTCGGAGCCCAGGTCCGGTTCGACCCGCAGGCCAAGGCGCTCGGGGAGTGGCTCCGCTCCCGTCACCTCGACATCCCGGAGGCCCTGCTGTGA
- a CDS encoding acyl-CoA carboxylase subunit beta: MTVLATRLDPAGPAYAADRDAMLGKLADLDAEHAKALAGGGPKYTARHRDRGKLLPRERIELLIDQDSPFLELSPLAAWGSDYPVGAAIVTGIGVIEGTECVITANDPTVRGGASNPWTLRKALRANEIALANRLPLVNLVESGGADLPSQKEIFIPGGALFRDLTRLSAAGIPTLAVVFGNSTAGGAYVPGMSDHTVMVRERAKVFLGGPPLVKMATGEEADDESLGGAGMHARTSGLADHLAEDEADACRIARRIVHRLHWRKAGPGPAVAVRPPRYDEEELLGIVPGDLKVPFDPREVIARIVDGSEFDEFKPLYGPSLATGWATLHGHPVGILANAQGVLFSPESQKAAQFIQLANQRDIPLLFLHNTTGYMVGQAYEQGGIIKHGAMMINAVANSRVPHISVLMGASYGAGHYGMCGRAYDPRFLFSWPSAKSAVMGPQQLAGVLSIVARQSAAAKGQPYDEDADAAIRAMVEQQIEAESLPAFLSGRLYDDGVIDPRDTRTVLGICLSAIHSAPVEGARGYGVFRM, translated from the coding sequence GTGACCGTCCTCGCCACCCGGCTCGACCCCGCCGGCCCGGCCTACGCCGCCGACCGGGACGCCATGCTGGGCAAACTCGCCGACCTGGACGCCGAGCACGCCAAGGCCCTGGCCGGCGGCGGCCCCAAGTACACCGCCCGCCACCGCGACCGCGGCAAGCTGCTGCCCCGCGAACGGATCGAGCTGCTGATCGACCAGGACTCGCCGTTCCTCGAACTCTCCCCGCTGGCCGCCTGGGGCAGCGACTACCCGGTCGGCGCGGCCATCGTCACCGGCATCGGCGTGATCGAGGGCACCGAGTGCGTCATCACCGCCAACGACCCCACCGTCCGCGGCGGCGCCAGCAACCCCTGGACCCTGCGCAAGGCCCTGCGCGCCAACGAGATCGCCCTCGCCAACCGCCTCCCGCTGGTCAACCTGGTCGAGTCCGGCGGTGCCGACCTGCCCAGCCAGAAGGAGATCTTCATCCCCGGCGGCGCGCTCTTCCGCGACCTCACCCGGCTCTCCGCCGCCGGCATCCCCACCCTCGCCGTGGTCTTCGGCAACTCCACCGCCGGCGGCGCGTACGTCCCCGGCATGTCCGACCACACCGTGATGGTCCGCGAACGCGCCAAGGTCTTCCTCGGCGGACCGCCGCTGGTCAAGATGGCCACCGGCGAGGAGGCCGACGACGAGTCCCTCGGCGGCGCCGGGATGCACGCCCGTACCTCCGGCCTCGCCGACCACCTCGCCGAGGACGAGGCCGACGCCTGCCGGATCGCCCGCCGGATCGTCCACCGCCTGCACTGGCGCAAGGCCGGCCCCGGACCGGCCGTCGCGGTCAGGCCGCCGCGGTACGACGAGGAGGAGCTGCTCGGCATCGTCCCCGGCGACCTCAAGGTGCCCTTCGACCCGCGCGAGGTGATCGCCCGGATCGTCGACGGCTCCGAGTTCGACGAGTTCAAACCGCTCTACGGCCCCAGCCTGGCCACCGGCTGGGCCACCCTGCACGGCCACCCGGTCGGCATCCTCGCCAACGCCCAGGGCGTCCTGTTCAGCCCGGAGTCGCAGAAGGCCGCCCAGTTCATCCAGCTCGCCAACCAGCGCGACATCCCGCTGCTCTTCCTGCACAACACCACCGGCTACATGGTCGGCCAGGCGTACGAGCAGGGCGGCATCATCAAGCACGGCGCGATGATGATCAACGCGGTGGCCAACAGCCGCGTCCCGCACATCTCGGTGCTGATGGGCGCCTCGTACGGCGCCGGCCACTACGGCATGTGCGGCCGGGCCTACGACCCGCGCTTCCTGTTCTCCTGGCCCAGTGCCAAGTCCGCCGTGATGGGCCCGCAGCAGCTCGCCGGCGTGCTCTCGATCGTCGCCCGGCAGTCCGCCGCCGCCAAGGGACAGCCCTACGACGAGGACGCCGACGCCGCCATCCGCGCCATGGTCGAGCAGCAGATCGAGGCCGAGTCGCTGCCCGCCTTCCTCTCCGGCCGGCTCTACGACGACGGCGTCATCGACCCGCGCGACACCCGCACCGTACTCGGCATCTGCCTCTCCGCGATCCACAGCGCCCCCGTCGAGGGCGCTCGCGGCTACGGCGTCTTCCGGATGTAA